A genome region from Syntrophomonadaceae bacterium includes the following:
- a CDS encoding aspartate 1-decarboxylase yields the protein MYRQMMKSKIHRAAVTEANLNYVGSITIDSRLMAAADIFPNEKVQVVNNNNGQRFETYVIEGPPESGTICVNGAAARLVQPGDVVIIISYVLMENEQAKKHRPLVVFVDQKNRVVEEAVHETPATVR from the coding sequence TTGTACAGGCAGATGATGAAATCAAAAATACACCGGGCGGCAGTGACAGAAGCGAATCTCAACTACGTAGGCAGTATTACCATTGACAGTCGCTTAATGGCGGCAGCCGATATATTCCCCAACGAAAAAGTACAGGTTGTTAACAACAATAACGGCCAGAGATTTGAAACCTATGTCATAGAAGGTCCCCCCGAAAGCGGGACAATATGTGTTAACGGCGCTGCGGCCCGGTTAGTCCAGCCAGGGGATGTAGTCATCATCATATCCTATGTACTAATGGAAAATGAGCAGGCCAAAAAACACCGCCCCCTGGTTGTATTTGTTGACCAGAAAAACCGGGTTGTTGAAGAAGCCGTTCACGAGACACCGGCTACTGTCAGGTAA